One window from the genome of Bacillus weihaiensis encodes:
- a CDS encoding TlpA family protein disulfide reductase: MIVKRLGPMLISMILFSHFFTTSGFAETLNQNRASEFTLLTSSDQKVKLSDYKGKIVVLPFWTTWCGYCQEELMELSDFYEQGIDGVEIVAINVTSSESSVEDVRQFSQQAKLTFTVGLDIDGKVAKDYRIMGVPTTFIIDENGMVAHKVMGPITSEQLTKLIKDIH; encoded by the coding sequence ATGATCGTAAAACGATTAGGTCCCATGCTAATTAGTATGATATTATTTTCACATTTTTTTACAACGAGTGGTTTTGCTGAAACACTAAATCAAAATAGGGCAAGTGAATTTACTTTACTAACAAGTTCGGATCAAAAAGTAAAACTAAGTGATTATAAAGGTAAAATTGTTGTTCTTCCTTTTTGGACAACTTGGTGCGGGTATTGTCAAGAAGAGCTAATGGAGTTAAGTGATTTTTACGAACAAGGCATAGACGGTGTTGAGATAGTAGCTATTAATGTTACGTCTTCTGAAAGTTCAGTTGAGGATGTTCGTCAATTTAGTCAACAGGCAAAATTGACCTTTACTGTTGGCTTGGATATAGATGGAAAAGTAGCGAAAGATTATCGGATAATGGGTGTTCCTACCACTTTTATTATTGATGAAAATGGAATGGTTGCTCACAAAGTAATGGGTCCCATTACAAGTGAACAATTGACGAAGCTAATTAAAGATATCCATTAA